From the Zymomonas mobilis subsp. pomaceae ATCC 29192 genome, the window ATAGCATTTCGGATTATCAAAACAGACGCAAGAAAAATATCTTTCTAAGACATAATAATATTTTGTTTTTTTATAAAAGCCCCGATCTCAACATAAAAGCAAGATCGGGGCCAAAGGACAAAAAATCTTAATAGGCGGCAGCGCGCGCTATAAGAAGAGGCGCAAATATTTGATTAACAATATTAGCAAATTTTATAGCCCGCGTCAGTTTAGCACTCGCTATATAAAGCACATCTTTATCGCGTAAAGTAAAGCGTTGTGCTAAAAAATAACTAGAAGGATCTAGCATATTAAGCTTATAGATAACGGGTCTTTCTTTATTAGGTGCATTAGGATCTGGGACAAAACGCATCAAGAATACAGCCCTCGGATCAGAGATATTATCATTAGGACCGCCTCCCCTTGCTAGGGCTTCTGCTAGTGAGACTTCTGGATTATTAAATCCCATTTGGTCAACTTTGCTACCGGCTCCAAAAACAGAAAAAGTCCGAGGCCGCCTCACCAATTCAATACGATCTCCGGGAAGTAAAACCAAGTTATCAGGGCTTTCAGGCGTTATATGATCCAAACGCTGCTTAATTGTCTTATTACCTCGAGAAAAGATAATGACCGTATCCGCCAAAAGTACAGGTTGTCGAGGCCCTCCCACGAAGGAGACTGCATCTAGCACTCTTTCCCGATAAAGCGTTAGAGGCATACGCCCTGATTTTGTGGCATCATCACCTCCGACATAAACAGTGTTCGCTACATTCTCGAGAACAGCGACCATCGCCTGAGGTTTTTGGGATTGTGTCGAAAAAGCCTGCTCAATTAAATGTTGAATCTGGATGGTACGTAATCCAGCAACATGGAGCCGTCCGCCGTAAGGTAATTTTATAGTACCCATGGCATCGACAGCCACTATATCAAAATGTTCGCCTGATGCGGAAGGGTCAATACCCGTATATCCATAGCGATTACTGTTACCTATAAAAAGACGCGTTCCGGCTTCATAAATACTAATTCGTAGCACATCACCAGGCCCGACAAGATCAACTCGTCCCTCTTCTGTCAGATCTCTTAATTTTAGATTTCGGCTGTCAACATTAGAATTTTCTTTAGTATATCTTTCTGCTGCGGATGAAAGGGAAATATTATCATCTAAAATTTCACTGTTTTTATCTGCCGTTAATACAGCGGTCATGCCGTTAGAAGGTAAATTAAGATCCACAAGTTCAATGTTAAGATGATTTTTACCGGGCTTCACTCCTTTCAACAATTGATGTGCTGTCGGGCCGCTTGATGGTAAAGAATTACAACCAGCGAGCACTAGTGGCAATAAAATTAATCCTGATCTAGACAGGTATGCGGCATATCTCGATAAAAACCGAGTAAAGGAGGAGCAAGAAGTCGTCATCACTTAGGGCTCTTGCTATATCTCAGAAAAAAAATAAAGCACCCCTCACCATTTTTGTGAGCAACCTTAAACGGAATGTCCATTCTGCCTCTTTTTATGAGATAAGATTTTTTATAAATTTTTTTGTAATTAGGTTTCTATAAATGAAGCGCTCACTTTATACTAATTAAACATCTATCCAAAACAAATATGCAGAATCTAGCTTTTTAAGCTAAAATGGTAAAGAAAATGATTAGATTTAATAATGTTACAAAAATTTATAAAAATAAAAACTTTGAAAATATTGTCTTCAAAGACCTTAACTTTACATTAAGGCGAGGGCAAAGCCTGGGTATTTGTGGAGCGAATGGGGCGGGAAAGTCAACCCTTACACGTCTAATCGCCGGTGTAGAAAAACCAACTTCGGGCACAATTACAAGAAAAATGTCTACATCTTGGCCTATCGGATATACTAGCGCGTTTCAAAGCAGTCTGACAGGCGCTGATAATTGTCGCTTCATTGCGCGTGTTTATGGGAAACCCGAAGCTGAACTTTTGGCTTATGTAGAAGATTTTGCTCAATTAGGACGTTTCTTCAGACAGCCTATTAAAACTTATTCAGCGGGCATGATTGCAAGGTTAGCTTTCGGTGTATCCTTGGCAGTACATTTCGACTGTTATCTGGTCGATGAAGTTACAGGAGCTGGCGATGAGCGATTTAGAGCTCGATGCCAAGAAGCCTTAGCCCAACGTCGTCAAAAAGGTACCCTTGTTATGATTTCGCATGACTTCAATACGTTGAGAGAATATTGTGACTTAGGGGCTGTTATGTATCAAAAACAACTTTATTTATTTGATAATATTGATGAAGCAATTGAATTTCACCAAGAAAAACAAAATCAATAATGCTTAAGTTATTTTTTCAACTAAGGATTTATATAATGCTACCAGATCGGGAGATCATTCTTGATCTGTCACGTCTTTTATCGCGTATACTTCATTCTACGCCGACAGGCGTTGATCGCGTAGAAATGGCCTACGCCCGCGAATTAATGCAAACTATTCCAGATCACTTACACTTTGCTGTAGTCAATATTTTTGGCGCTTATGGTCGCATCCCACGAGAAACAGCTTTATCTTTTTTAACGCATACCGAAGCCCTTTGGAATGGTAAGATTACAATTCCAAGCAAAAAAATTGAACGGTTAGTATATATAAGTAATATTTATCGGCGTATGTGGCCTCGTTCTGTTCCCCCCAAGCCTAGTCATGTAACACGGATTTTTTTGCAATCCTCCCCCCATCATTTAACCCATAAAAAACTAACTGCCTCTATTTTAAAGAAAGAACACGCTAAGTTTGTGTGTTTGCTTCATGATCTGATCCCCATAGAATTCCCCGAATATGCAAGGCCAGACGGTGCAGAACTTCATATAAAACGTTTGCGTACCGTTGCCGAATTAGCAGACGGTATTATTGCCAATTCTTATGATACCCAAAAAGAGTTTCAGACATTTTCGAAAAATTTTGGGCGTTCGATACCTATTATAACAGCGCATCTAGGTATTGATCCGATTCATAAAACTTTTTCAGAAAAAAATGGTCAGACTCTCAAAAATCTATTTGACATTGACAATATTTCTAAAGACCATCCCATATTCATTTGTTTGGGTACAATTGAACCTAGAAAAAATCACCTTTTACTTCTCAATATTTGGAGAAAATTAGTCCAAAATTATGGAGATAAAGCACCTTATCTTATTTTAATTGGCCGTCGAGGTTGGGAAAACGAGAATATTGTTGATATGCTCGAGCGATGTCCTGCTATCAAAAAGCGTGTCTATGAATTTAGCAATCTTGATGATCGTCAAATACAACTATGGTTAAAACAAGCACGAGCCTTGTTGATGCCTTCTTTTGCGGAAGGCTATGG encodes:
- a CDS encoding glycosyltransferase family 4 protein — encoded protein: MLPDREIILDLSRLLSRILHSTPTGVDRVEMAYARELMQTIPDHLHFAVVNIFGAYGRIPRETALSFLTHTEALWNGKITIPSKKIERLVYISNIYRRMWPRSVPPKPSHVTRIFLQSSPHHLTHKKLTASILKKEHAKFVCLLHDLIPIEFPEYARPDGAELHIKRLRTVAELADGIIANSYDTQKEFQTFSKNFGRSIPIITAHLGIDPIHKTFSEKNGQTLKNLFDIDNISKDHPIFICLGTIEPRKNHLLLLNIWRKLVQNYGDKAPYLILIGRRGWENENIVDMLERCPAIKKRVYEFSNLDDRQIQLWLKQARALLMPSFAEGYGLPIAEAINLNLPVICSDIPAHREVGGEVAEFLDPLDGVGWLDTILDYSQAESKRVKAQKIAMKEWQPPSWKTHISAVLQLVQDL
- a CDS encoding polysaccharide biosynthesis/export family protein, with the translated sequence MLAGCNSLPSSGPTAHQLLKGVKPGKNHLNIELVDLNLPSNGMTAVLTADKNSEILDDNISLSSAAERYTKENSNVDSRNLKLRDLTEEGRVDLVGPGDVLRISIYEAGTRLFIGNSNRYGYTGIDPSASGEHFDIVAVDAMGTIKLPYGGRLHVAGLRTIQIQHLIEQAFSTQSQKPQAMVAVLENVANTVYVGGDDATKSGRMPLTLYRERVLDAVSFVGGPRQPVLLADTVIIFSRGNKTIKQRLDHITPESPDNLVLLPGDRIELVRRPRTFSVFGAGSKVDQMGFNNPEVSLAEALARGGGPNDNISDPRAVFLMRFVPDPNAPNKERPVIYKLNMLDPSSYFLAQRFTLRDKDVLYIASAKLTRAIKFANIVNQIFAPLLIARAAAY
- a CDS encoding ABC transporter ATP-binding protein, with the protein product MIRFNNVTKIYKNKNFENIVFKDLNFTLRRGQSLGICGANGAGKSTLTRLIAGVEKPTSGTITRKMSTSWPIGYTSAFQSSLTGADNCRFIARVYGKPEAELLAYVEDFAQLGRFFRQPIKTYSAGMIARLAFGVSLAVHFDCYLVDEVTGAGDERFRARCQEALAQRRQKGTLVMISHDFNTLREYCDLGAVMYQKQLYLFDNIDEAIEFHQEKQNQ